Within Populus trichocarpa isolate Nisqually-1 chromosome 6, P.trichocarpa_v4.1, whole genome shotgun sequence, the genomic segment TGGTGGTGAAATTCTATGGCAAAGCTTTGATTCTCCAACTGATACACTTCTTCCAAACCAATTATTTACAAAGAGTACAAAGCTGATTGCTAGATTACATGGAGGGTCTTATGCTTCtggatattttaatttcttttttgataatgataatgtGCTGAGGTTGAAATATGATGGTCCTGATATTTCAAGCATATACTGGCCTATACCTTATTTGAAAATGTTCGAAAATGGTAGAACAAACTATAATGGTAGCAGAATTGCTGTTTATGATGAAATGGGCCATTTTGTATCTAGTGATTGGTTCCAGTTCATTGCTTCTGACATGGGTTTGTTAAGGATCAGAAGGAGGCTAACAATGGACCATGATGGGAATCTCAGGCTTTATAGCCTGAACAATGACACTGGGTTGTGGGTGATATCATGGGAAGCTCTTACTCAGCTTTGTACTGTTCATGGAGTTTGTGGGAGAAATGCGATTTGTGTAAATACACCAGAGCCCAAGTGTTCATGCCCTCCTGGCTATGAGATCACTGAGCCTGGGAATTGGAATAAAGGCTGCAAGCCTTTGTTTAACGAAACTCTTTTCCAGTCACAGCAAGTGAAATTTGTGGAGTTGCCGCATGTAGATTACTTTGGATTTGATCTTAATTTCATCGAATCCATTTCGTTAGACTCCTGCATGAAGCTCTGCGTGGGGGATTATCGGTGTAAAGCTTTTAACTATAAGCTAACTGGGGAGCGACGTTGTTACACGAAAAGTGAGCTTTTCAACGGTTACCAGTCTCCAAGTTTTGAAGGCAAAATATATCTCAAACTGCCAGTGACTGTTGAGACATCTCAACTCGCTATTCTTAATGGCACTGACCCCATTTGCCAGTCTGATGAATTGGAAACAATGATCGGTTCTCCTTCTATGTATAACATCAACACTAAGAGAATGAGATGGGTTTATCTCTATTCATTTGCTTCTGCCATTGGTTTTATTGAACTTCTCTTTGTAGTCTCAGGTTGGTGGTTTCTTTTCAGAAAGCATGGTGTGCCAGCTTTGGTGGAAGATGGATATCAAGTGTTATCAAATCGATTTAGGAGGTTTACTTATGCTGAGCTCAAGAAGGCGACGAATAATTTCAAGGAAGAGCTGGGAAGGGGAGGCTCTGGAACTGTATACAAGGGCATTTTGACAGATGAAAGGGTTGTAGCTGTGAAGAGACTGGAAAACATGTACCAAGGGGAGGATGTATTTTGGGCAGAAGTTAGCACAATTGGAAAAATCAATCAcatgaaccttgtgagaatgtgGGGATTCTGTTCAGAGGGCAAACACAGACTCCTAGTCTATGAGCTCATGGAAAATCAGTCACTGGACAAGCATCTATTCTCCCCAAAGTTTCTTGAATGGAAAGACAGGTTTGAAGTTGCCTTGGGGACAGCTAAGGGTTTGGCTTATCTTCACCAAGAGTGTCTAGAATGGATTATACATTGTGATGTGAAGCCAGGAAATATACTTCTGGACAGTGAATTTGAACCTAAGATTGCAGATTTCGGGTTAGCCAAGCTGTCTCAGAGGGGTAGCGATAGCTCTGTCTTCTCACGAATTCGAGGAACAAAGGGTTACATGGCTCCAGAGTGGGCTACAAATCTTCCCATCACTGCAAAAGTTGATGTTTATAGTTACGGAGTGGTAATTCTAGAGTTAGTGAAAGGAATCCCTCTCTCAAATTGGGGTATAGAAGGCGGCGAAGAGCATGAATCAGATCTAACAAGGTTTGTCAGAATGGTGAAAAGCAAAATTCAGTGCGGAGAGGACTCCTGGATAGAGGAAATAGTGGATCCAAGATTGAATGGCCAGTTTAGCAGGAACCAAGCAACAACTATCGTTCAACTTGGTATATCTTGTGTGGAGGAAGATAGGAACAAGCGACCAACAATGGATTTAGCAATCCAAGCTCTATTAGAATGTCAAGATTAATCTAAAACCCAGTTTTCTGGTCTGTCAGTAAAAGCATTCTCGTATTTTGTAATTATCTTTCCTTTCAAGGTTATGACTCCAACATAATTTTCTGTTGCTGGTCATCAAATAGCAGTCATGTTGTGGAAATCCTACTCGTGCCATTTTCCTGTCAGTATCGGACGTGATTTGTAGTGCCTTGGATGTCTAAATTGTTGGATCGAGTGAGTTTTTCCTACCAGTATCAGACGTGATCTAGTGACTTTGAAATTACATGAGGGTTGCGTTTGGAAACTAGTTTACTATTTCTACACAACAGATTAATAAAATGGCCTGTTAAATTTGAGAATACAAATCATGCATCAACTGGAAATCAACTAAATTGTTTAGTTTAAAACTGGTTTACTTGCAGCACAGTTCGGACTGCTGCCTGCTTGACTTGTAGCATATGCATCCATCCATCTATAGATATTCTATGGAAAATAACAAATGCCGCATGGTACAGACGATAACAACATatctaaaatgtaaattctTAACATCATAcgctttttaattgaaaaaaatacataccaaAGAAGATTCAGTTCTTTatgatatgattattaatttacGCCATCTAGCTCTGCCTCGGacaaaagagagaataaataaataaataaataaataaaaacaggaaaataTTCGTATAATTCTCCAAGGTgagtgaacaaaataaaatagtctTTATCCTTATCCTCCTTGTCACCATAATCTCTAATTCCCAGCGGTGCAGCAAAGCATTCAACAGACTCACTGTGGCCAAATCAACTCAAGCAAAGGTTTCTCCAAAGAAAAAGGAGCACttccaaaaattaaagcaagaggAAATTTATCTGCGATGTTCTGATAATCTTGGAGTTACTGTTTTCCATCCACAGCATCAGCAAGCATATCTGAAGCATATTCAATTTTTTGCCTTCCCTGAATAGTGTCGAAATCAAGAGGCAAAGGCATTTAAATTTTTCTCTCATCTACGTAAAAGGATCACTCATTAAAGCAGATGAATTTGCACATGAAAATCAACAGATTGATAGGTCCTAGGGCTCAACACAGAGTTCAGGTTCAGTTCTAGAGTTGTCATAAATACACACCTGGACATACATTGCTTATCACAAATATGAAAAGATCATATGATCAGGCTCAGTTCTAGAAACACAAGGACATAAACCAACACGTGTTTGGGGACTTCTGAATATCGTGTTCTTTAATAGCCCTTGAAACTTCATGTGGGGCAcatgtttcttttaatgttatatcatcaaaatcatctagCTTGGAAAAAGAGCTTGAATGCGACCAAACAATAATATAACGACTCTCATGCTCAATTAGAGAAAGGGAATTCCGAGATATTGTAAGTGCTAGTAATGAATAAAGATATAATAGTTTTGTCTAGAAAAGCAAACTGCAGATACCTAAATAACAGATCTCTTACTAAGATTTGAAGGCTGTAATTGGATGAAACCAAATGCTTCTATACATATTATTATGGCATGTCTTCACTTAATGGacctatttatattttaattgtgcaTAATccaataaatgtttttgaatataaataaataatatatttgaactAAACGACCATCATACCCAGTGACCCACCAGTTGTTGAAGAGGTGAAACTTCCAGGCCCTTGGGCAGGTCAAGGTTGAGCTGGGTTTGATAAATCAAACCATCCAAAGGACTAAAGCAGgtaaaaccatatttttatgaaatgtcAAACCTAGCTTGGTCCCCATCCACTACTGTATAATCTTCTTCAATGCAGTCAAATTTCAAAGCTTGCAATCACGAAAAATTTGAGGGATGGCCAATAGCAAAGATTGTGTATATACTATAAACCATCACTGTATCCAATTTTCCATCATTGGAAGTACTTTGGAGGTTtgaagactaaattgaaatatGTGTTCATGTTTGTGTATAGAAGCTAGATGATGATATTTGCTACAGCACCAAATGGCAAAGACACAGTGATCATACACGCTCTAATTGCAAACTACAATCATAGGCTAAAGAAACTTGTTTTCAGAACATTCATTTCAAAAATTTGCTTAgtttgtttttgccttttaaCTAGTTATTGAGCAAATTTACAGCGCAAAAATTTGTTGCTATCAGAAAGTGACGTCAAAACAGAAAGTGACTTAAAAATGCCTTAcctgatttgttattttttttggaagagaCAACCCTAAAATTCTTGTTCCATCCTTTCCCTGTCTCAATGAAGAGATGATTGTACTTCTCTAGTAACCTTCCCTTTTCTTCAAGTAAGCCTAGCATCTCATATGCATCTGCTACTTTTTGCACAATTGATTTTTCTGGAGGTTTACGATCAAAAGCTTCCAACCCCTTGAAAAGCTTTGCATCCAATTACAATGACAAAGCTGTGTTAGTCCAACCAATATACAAGGTGCAATTTTAAACAATTCAAGATAGAAGAAAAGCTAATCCAATATCAACCTATAACCAACTAACAAAGACAACAAATGACAAATCTAAAGAATGCATACTGAAAGGCTGAAAGGTAAAACTGACATTCCTTTCTTACAGATAAACAGTAGATTCAAcaagaaatgaattttataGCACTTTTTCTCCTTCCTCGTACTTTTTTAACAAAGGATAAAATCTTCCACATCCTCCAATGACTACCAAACTCTGTTCAATTTAAGCAGCAAATCAACAGAGTTTTGCTTTATTCTTGGGATAGAATGgaagaaatatcaaaatatagaCTACACCACTAAAATTGGAGAGATTCACATGCAACTattgcaagaaaaaagagaCAATCTATGGGTGTATAGATACAGTTGCACTGCCAGCATCATATCCTATagaaaaattgagaaagaaatctCACTTCACTGACTTCAAAACATTATAGAATCTTCAAGTTTTGTACCATTTCCTTGAGTTAGTTACACATCCAAGGAGTCAGAAAGTAATAATGGTTAGTATGAACACCTTTCTACCATTTTCATTCATGTTCCTATACAGCTACCTCGACAAGGATAGAGCTTTTCTGTGTCCTTCActggaaaataaatttctacagaaaatattcaaattgtttttcttgcatTGGATGATGTATTTCTAGAAAACCACCATTTTCTACAGAACAATGAAAAAAGTACGGTATGCGAATCGTGAGGATGATTGCCTAGTAAACATAATAAGTTCATTACACAACCAATTCTCCATGTCAAGGAGCATATGACATGCTGCAAACCAAACCTTTATAAGATTCTCTAGCATGTTGTTTCTGTAGTATATAGATATCATGCTATTACATAGCTTCCATGGCACGGAATGAAGATCTCTACCAATTTTCTTCAACCAAAACTCATGTGCTTCTTTTGCTCTGTGGTCCATATCTAATGCTCGTATTAACTGTGCATAAGTTGCCATTGTGGTTCCCTGCCCCTTGCTTAGCATCCATTTAATAACCTTTAGAGATTAACAACAAACTATGaacatatcaaataattttcaatgttaATGAAATAGCATTAATAAGCagcataacaaagaaaattaagtaATATTTTGAAAGAACATTACAAACACCACCACGAAAATGTTAAAAGCCAAGCtcacaatattattttacaatttgatgTTGTCAAACATACAAGGTAGGTAGTCACCATAGTTCACAGCTCCATGAGCAGCTAATGTGGGTCTTGGAAGTTATCTTAAACTAAAATTACcaatataaaagcaaaaagaaacaaaaactgtATCCAACATTCTCTAATGACACTATAAGAAAACTAATCACCGGGAGCTGAAAGAAGACCTTTTGCAAAGCTATAATAGGAGATTCACAAAATGCCTTCACCAATTTCTTCAAGAAATGTAAGCACAAAGCAGCTGGGCAAAGACACAGTTGCAGCTGTCACCATGAAGATCTCCTAATAATTCTAATTATCATGGCCCATTCCAGTTCCTCATTATATTTCTTTGTGAGACTTCTATACTATCCTGTGCAGACAACAAATGTACCCATGTCACCTCAGGCTAATATATCCACACAGACAAGATACCCCAACATCAGGTCCTTTTTCTAAACTACAGTACTCAAGAAGAGAAATACTAGTGATCCATTGCAAATCAGGAAGCCAAAATTAGGCTCCATCACCTGATATTCTTTGTGCTATGAACCATGGTAACAAAGGGATGCACAGTCACTCCATCTTTAGTATTCACAATGAGTCTTCAGAGGCATTATGTAGAGTGAGGTGGATGTTATGTATATCCACACTTCATGGCTTTTAGGATGAGAAAGGACTAGCAAGCTCTGTAGAAACAAGCGGTATTAATATCATTTGGAATATGGGGTTGAAGTGcaatttgaaaatctttgatcaaTCTTCATTAAAGGCAACTCCTTCAGTATGTATTAGTCTTTCTCAACTCTTGAATTCTTAGAGTTCTGCATCCAAGGCCTCTCAAGGACTTTCATTAGATGAATTGTGAACCCTACTGAcctattatttcttaatttctttaccTAGAAACAACCACAGCTGTCATTTTAACCATGTTTATCTGACATTCCCTTGAATCATTTTTTCTAGCCAGAAAATTATCAGCAGCCAGGAGAGAGTAAGAATTGACCGACTTGATTCCAATCGTTTCCTTctcattttttatacaattttactAGTCATTTGTAGTAAGATTCAAAAGAAGAGACTGATGCCTTAAGAACTTAGTATCAAGATAGCATAACAGCAAGGAATTGCAGCTCAGTAAAAAAAACGCAAGATGAAATTTCTGCCTTTGCTCCTTCACTTTTGtctttaataattaatagagaTTCTTAAATGGAcatacaatttcttttattcttgtttCACTTTGCTTTGGTAGAAGTGAATAGAAAACCAGACCATAGTTTGAAAAGCTCGAGGATCTCAACCATCAATCTTAGAGAGAATACAAGTAGCCAATCAAAATTATTTCGTTTAAcatgaaagataaaaatttgtcccaaaaaaataccatttcttttattattgtttcattTTGCTTTGCTGGGAGTGAATAGAAAACCAGACCATAGTTTGAAAAGCTCAAGGATCTCAACCATCAACCTTAGAAAGAATATAAGTAGCCAATCAAAATTGTTTCATTTAACATGAGAGATAAAAATCTGtcccaaaaacaattaaatcaagttaattcTATTTATCATCAGTTTAtgaaatataatagaaaaggtGTCCAATTATATTACCCCATATTAGCAAACAAAGGAAAATACAATCAATACAAAGAACTtgtatttaaagttttattctAGAATAGAGAACAATGAGTGGTCAGATTTGATTAATGGAAATAACATGACTACCACAGCTCAAACTGTTATCAACAATTGTCACTAGTTTTTTTAagagaggacaaagaaaagagagtGTTATACCGAAAAGCTTTAACAACTTTTTGGTATAACATCAAGATTATCCAGTGGGAACAACACAATCAGTTGCCAAATGAGCAATAAATCACTTGCAATAAGTCACAGAAGTTTTTCCCACCagcataaattaagatattagaTTCATATGGCTTGTGAGAAATTTTTTAGtcaatatttgaaaaagatATAGTTACACAAGCTAGGAAGAGTGCTAAAACCATGAATTTTTAAGTAGATAAAATGAAAGGTTTATCCTGGCATCCATATGACAGTTGTCTTGTGATCTTTACATGTTTTCTGCTTATTTTATAGACTTAATCCTACAAGAATCCACTGTTATTCTTAATGTTCATGCAGTACATAAACACCATCATATTCAGAAAAGCATGCATCCAGGTTAGGGTTGCATAGGGTggggggagagggagagagagagagtatcaGACCTGAACAATTCTATGCCACTGTTGTTCCTTCTCAAGAGCAATCAATACTTGCTTAATTGACGCAATAGGAAACTTTTGCTCCCATGCAACCCAGGCATCAAGAGCACCATAAACAGCATCCTTGCTGTCATTTAGATCTAAAAGCTGCATATGTAAGATTGTCTTGTCATACAATAACTGATATAGTACAAGCTATGGaaacaaaaagatgaaagtTTCTGGACATTGATGCCATTTAGAAACTCTAAAAAACCATATCCAGAACTAAGCAGCTTATGCCTCATAACTACAAAAACTACCATGCTATTGAATGGGCCATTGAGTGCAGAAATTAGTttattctgttctttttttttaatgtattgccACCATGAGTGTGCTTAACTTGCTTTCTTATGTGTAGGTTCGTTGTTTATTTCCTTAATCAATTTCTATAACCCTAGAGGCTGCATTAGTGATTTAATAAATGGAAGACCGACAAAATAGCTGGTTAGCAAACCAAATTAGAAAAGGGATTTGGCTAGTTGTTGGTATATGCAGGTCAGAAATGGCTCAAAAACTCTGCAAACCATTATCCtaattactaaataaaaaataacctttgCACAGCATTAGTGACAATGTCACTAAATTCAGAAATGATTTTTCCAAGTACTGGAGTCAATAGATAGCAATTAGTAGTTTGTGTTTTGGGTAATTACTGTGGTAATGAGAAATTTGATCTTGTCCTTCTTGGAGACATTGTCACCAATTTGGTTTCGCCTCAGATTCTGCTCTGATTTTCCATCATGGTAAACTGCCTGAAATATTATTACATGCATATAATTCAGGAGATTAACATCAATCCAAATGAAACAAGAAGCAAACTAATGAGAATATAAggaacaatttaattttagttttgctATTAAATGATATAGGAATAGTAAATGTTTTGAGCACCTGTGACAAAGGCAAAGCAGCATTAGCAGCAGAGTGTGTCTTAGATGTTAGTATTTGAACTTCCATTGTCGTTTTGTAGCTAGAATTTAGCAAGGTTTGCACCCTGCCCACTCCTATTCTCCTTAAATGCCCAATCTGAATCAATAATAGATTGAAATGAAGTTTAATCAAAGCAACAGTAGTAGCAGCAGAGCAGTAGTTTCATGGATAACAAGTAAAAAAGGCAAGTTAGCATGTCATATCAACAAAGtgaaacaaaaagagagagggaagaCCAAACCTTAGTGAAAGAGAGGGCAACATGGTCTGAGATTAAGAAacagaatgaaaatgaaaattgccaataaaataaaattcagtcAAGAAGAGCTGTAAAATTCCTAGAAGTCCACAAACAATAGAACTGGGTTCAGTTGTAACACCATCACTAAGTGAATGGGGAGAGAGAGTCTCCTGTGTCACTGTGAGCGGGTGTCAACACAAATTGGAGGGTTTTAGCCACTGCCTTATATATTGTCCATGTTCAGTTAAAATGAATCTTTGTCATTTATTATTTGGACTCATTTCAAACCTTCTACTATAACCAACCGGGTCTCATCTCTTTATGCCCGCCAGGTGAGGTCTGTTTGGTAAAAATCAGCATGCAGTCACATATATTTATTGAAATCTGACAGTTATACAAGATTCCTGTCAAAGCTAACTAAATTTTCCAGCATGGATGACTGAATACGAAAATCACATAAACTCATAGAGAAACAGCAAGAAAACGGGAAACAAACAAGCAGTGGTTtcgtaaaaaattcaaaactcagCAAACACATAAAACTAACATGTTTCctattttctccaaaataaatcaaatcagcCAGCATTTAGAGTAATAAGTTAGCATTTTtaccattaaagaaaaataaaaattaacctaaTTTAAGCCATCCTCAACCAAGATTAACAAGGGATcccaaaaacaatgaaaataaacacAGAATTGAAACACGCTCAAAACTGCATCTTTTTACTTAAAGCAGACCAGTAGAGTTCCGAAACAGAAGCATACAATGGCATGAGAAGCATAAGACATCAAAGCAGCGCAACCTAAACTCGAAACACTAACCAAGCAATGTTCACtcattacacacacacaaaaaaaaaaaggaaaggaaaggaaaggaaaggaaaaggtggGTTCAATGGAGATTAATAATCACATTTGAAGCCTAATATTATAGACAGTTATGTGCATTTTAACCTCCAAAAATCGCACAAATACATGAACCAAAGCAAAACCATCTTTGTTATATTAACAGCCCTTTATAAAGTAAGAATATGAAGAGTGTTTTTAGTAACAGCAATCACACAGTCCCGTATTAAAATTCCGAATCTCCTCATCAGGCATTAAAATCGCACAAAGTCTTCCATTTAACTTGTTGATACAGAGTTCAAATATGAatttaagtaataaaaatttaagctttCAAGATtgaaggtaaaaataaaaaaaggctatACCATTGCGGGTTTTGGCTAATTTAAACCCTGAAACGAATCTGAATCACCTCCTCAGCAATTTACACAGGTTCCTCCAAATGTTTCTTTTGCGACTCGTAATAAAGGTTGGTAGTTAGAGGCGCGGAGGCTTAAGCCACGACGGTTAATGATGTTGATGGTGGCGATGTGGGTCGCGGTTGAGGAGGAGTGCTGTCTAGCATGGAGTCAGGGAGGCGAGGacggaaaaagaaaaggaatatatattttttcctgttaaatattaatttgagcccatgtgaaaaattaattgaaaaatcttattgtgttaataaaataattatatgagtttttgttttttttagttggttatatatatattaattaatagaatattattagttatttgTACATCACAAAATCActcttatttatataatattatttttatttttatttttataaaattttataattttaaaaattatgattggagttgttgtttttttaatagaataaaaaattataaaaacatccaaattatatttgtttttaaaaattttacttaaatatatttaatttatcacattcaaaacataaaaaatacttaagaaaaattttaaattcataggTTTAAagtaataagattttttttaacttttatcattatcaacatttgattaatcaccataaatcaagaattaaactTGAATATAATAAccataaatatgaatttttaagctaaaaaaactatttagaattGTAAAAAAAGCTTCTAAAAAAGAATGTTAATATTCATGAGTTAGACTAGATAAAAcaataaactgaaataaataattcttcatGAACTAGATCTAACTCCAAATCTTAGTTcgtaaaagataatattttatagctcaaaatattattttacaataaacttTAACCTAATCATAAGCCTGGCTTGAAGCTCGAGCATGAGTCAAACTGAGTCAATATGAGTGCACATGAGTTTAAGCTCGTAGCTCATTTTACTTAGGACATCTCACTTCTAAAAGTTTAGGCGTTTTTTGGACGTAATTTTTACCTTTCAACTTTCActttataaatatcaagaaagttttgtttctttcttatgTGGGATATATGTTTTTAGAGGGTTTTAGGTTTCACTAAAATATGCTAACtaatagttatttaaaattaattccttATTTACccacaatttatttaaatcatgttaatgttctatattaaaaagtttatgtttGAAATTAAGTTCCAACAAAATATTAACTCAAAAAGTGagtacacctttttttttatttgctctcAAATGTGTacattaattaactatgttttaACAAATTTTCCAAAACTCCCCCGcatgaatgaaaattatttaaatagtttGAAAATGACTCAAAGATTTGTTGAGAGATATTGACTTAATAGATTACTATATCAGGATAGGTAGCTTTTGattttaaacttttcttttagatttattCTGCTAAATAATGAATGTGATGttttaaactatttatttttttatgtgtaaacTAAGACAATAATACTAATATAGTTTTCTACATAaagatttcttttaattcttaatgttgTGTTGATTTTGACCTTGAGAAACTCATAGATTAATGAGTGCTCTAGAGAAGTCAATCTTTATCGaaattctcaaagaaacaaTCATATTACTTACAGATACATGTGATTTTTCATTAAGAATATTATGTTATACTTTACTTAGTGTACCAAGAtaagaaaatcattaataacaatatcataacctaatttttgaattaaaaaataaataaaaacaaaaaaataaatgaataaaaaataatttgagaattggtttaaaacaatacaaattgaaagtttaaggactaataaggattgaattataaatatGGGAGTCAAttggtaaaaaattataagaatttataagtttgaaaacttaattaaacgttggattaatttaattattgaaattaggAGTATAATTGAAGAATTGTGGCCTAATTGTTAAATATTAGAAGTTCAGGGGGCAAATTGAAACTAGCCATTTCCAGGGATACAAACGGAgccgtttaaaaaaaaactattcatcgCCTTCTTCCTCAGGAACCATTTCAGTAGTAAAGGTACTAGAACCGTTTCAGCAGTAAAGGCATTAAAACCGTTTCAGTCATGGGCCACATCTCCCAGCTGCTATCCCTCGCCTCCACGATGCATGTCGTTACCAAGCCACGACcgcatggcattctctggccttataaaagccagagaaaggccACATACTAGAGGAGCTGAAAACACGAAAAAATGgtggagagaaaaaagatgacGAGCAGAAAAACCAGAGGGAAACAAGGAGAAAACCAGACGAACGAACACAAAGAGAAAGGCCAGGAAACCAAAAAACATACAAGCAGAGAACACAGAACCAAGAATGATCACAcgaaaacacagaaaaaaaacagcatAGAGGGAACAGAGAGAACCAAAGAGAAGACGAAGAGACCGAGGTTAGAAAgaccagaaaaaaaacaaaagaagtgaAGAAGAAACAGGGGAGAGAGTGCACCAAGCAACCTCACATCTTCGTCTCCACCAGGTAAGTTTCTTCTCTTCCCTGCAATACAATTAACACTATGCATTTCgatttataattaattgtcTCCTGTAGCAAGCTTGTGTGAATTTCACGCACGCCTGCTGACCATGGCCAGCCAGGTCACTGGCTTCGGCCAGTGACCAGGCCGAAGCCAGTGACCAGGTCGGGttgctgggtctagcccagcccatatgGCTGAGCTAGACCCAACCCCCCTAAAAagaacacagaaaaaaaaaagttgaagctGAAGTCCAGCCGGccgattctttttattttattttatatttgatcaaacaaacttctttttaatatcataaaattccaaaaaagtTGGCGGGCtctttagaatttatttttagatccctcacattttgtttttttatgtatttcacTATATAATTGATGTAAAAATTTTTATTCTGAAATGCAAATCCggtatatgatatatttttctcttaaaaaaataaaacaatatgcacgcattgatttaaatttattttaccagTTTATTCACTAATactagagtcaggaataccaTATGTATTTTTAGCTACATAATATTTAGTAACACTAAAGTTGAAaatatccgtagttgaatattcactaatACTAGAATCAGGAATAT encodes:
- the LOC18099997 gene encoding putative receptor protein kinase ZmPK1; translation: MRSFQTSTSPKFPSFLTVFFLFLSTSYAHNFLLRGSSLSVEDDSDILVSPDKTFSCGFYGMGQNAYWFSIWFTNSKDRTVVWMANRDRPANGRGSRVSLRGDGAMVLYDVDGSIIWETNTTSTDARMAELLDTGNLVIKGPGGEILWQSFDSPTDTLLPNQLFTKSTKLIARLHGGSYASGYFNFFFDNDNVLRLKYDGPDISSIYWPIPYLKMFENGRTNYNGSRIAVYDEMGHFVSSDWFQFIASDMGLLRIRRRLTMDHDGNLRLYSLNNDTGLWVISWEALTQLCTVHGVCGRNAICVNTPEPKCSCPPGYEITEPGNWNKGCKPLFNETLFQSQQVKFVELPHVDYFGFDLNFIESISLDSCMKLCVGDYRCKAFNYKLTGERRCYTKSELFNGYQSPSFEGKIYLKLPVTVETSQLAILNGTDPICQSDELETMIGSPSMYNINTKRMRWVYLYSFASAIGFIELLFVVSGWWFLFRKHGVPALVEDGYQVLSNRFRRFTYAELKKATNNFKEELGRGGSGTVYKGILTDERVVAVKRLENMYQGEDVFWAEVSTIGKINHMNLVRMWGFCSEGKHRLLVYELMENQSLDKHLFSPKFLEWKDRFEVALGTAKGLAYLHQECLEWIIHCDVKPGNILLDSEFEPKIADFGLAKLSQRGSDSSVFSRIRGTKGYMAPEWATNLPITAKVDVYSYGVVILELVKGIPLSNWGIEGGEEHESDLTRFVRMVKSKIQCGEDSWIEEIVDPRLNGQFSRNQATTIVQLGISCVEEDRNKRPTMDLAIQALLECQD
- the LOC7454958 gene encoding pentatricopeptide repeat-containing protein At4g21190 isoform X2 — encoded protein: MIGHLRRIGVGRVQTLLNSSYKTTMEVQILTSKTHSAANAALPLSQAVYHDGKSEQNLRRNQIGDNVSKKDKIKFLITTLLDLNDSKDAVYGALDAWVAWEQKFPIASIKQVLIALEKEQQWHRIVQLFKGLEAFDRKPPEKSIVQKVADAYEMLGLLEEKGRLLEKYNHLFIETGKGWNKNFRVVSSKKNNKSGKAKN
- the LOC7454958 gene encoding pentatricopeptide repeat-containing protein At4g21190 isoform X1 gives rise to the protein MIGHLRRIGVGRVQTLLNSSYKTTMEVQILTSKTHSAANAALPLSQAVYHDGKSEQNLRRNQIGDNVSKKDKIKFLITTLLDLNDSKDAVYGALDAWVAWEQKFPIASIKQVLIALEKEQQWHRIVQVIKWMLSKGQGTTMATYAQLIRALDMDHRAKEAHEFWLKKIGRDLHSVPWKLCNSMISIYYRNNMLENLIKLFKGLEAFDRKPPEKSIVQKVADAYEMLGLLEEKGRLLEKYNHLFIETGKGWNKNFRVVSSKKNNKSGKAKN